In Pseudomonas sp. FP1742, the DNA window GCGGATGGTCTGTAACGCCGCTGCGAGGTCGCGACCGTCGTGGTGCAACACCGGCGTGCGAGTGCCCAGCCGTGGTTGTCGCACCGGGGCATCGGCATCGCTGCGAAAGTGATCGTAGAAGCGCCAGCGGCGGATGAATTCACGCAGCTGCAAGACCTCCGGCGAGGTGCGCAAGCTACCGACCTGATCGAACAGGCTGTCGAAATTCGGTGTGCGCTGGGCCAGCACCTCCCAGCCGCGTCCGGCCCGTGTGCGAATCATCGGGCCGTCGCGATCCACCAGCAGGCTGGCCGGGCGATAGAACGGCCCTGACCAGATGCATTCCCTTTTGATTTCCGGGTCCAGAGAAAACATGGAGAGACTCGGTTCCGCAAGGCCCAGCGCGATCGAGTAGCTGAAGTCTTCGCCGGCAAACCCCAGGCGCAGGCGCTTGGCGCCGTGTCGCATGGTGGCCTGGACCGGGATCTCACCATTGCGCATGCGCTGGGTGATGGTTTCCGGTCCGGCCCAGAAGGTAGAATCCAGTCCACCCTCGCGTGCCAACCCATTGACCACTCCACCCTGAGCAGTTTCCGCCAGCAGGCGCAAGGCGCGGTAGAGGTTGGACTTGCCGCTGCCGTTGGGGCCGGTGATCAGGTTCAACCGTTGAAGCGGAATCACCAATTTATTGATCGAGCGGTAATTGGCCACCGCGAGTGTTTTGAGCATGGGAAGCTTCCAGCAGCAGGGCCGTCAGTTTGCCTTATCGTCGGCCTTGGGCGGGGGGACTTGCCCCATTTGGGTAGCGATGCCGCCCTAAAATCAGTTACCGCGTTTTTCAGGATAACGGCGCCAGCCGGTTTACGGCGGCTGCGCGGCCGAGCGGGAACAAGGTAAGCAACAAGCCCATGCAGCTGTTGAACCCTGTTCTAAGCTCACAGTCGTATCGTCACTGGCACGTACGTACAACGCAAAGGAGTTTGCATGGCGGGTCCCGGATTGAAATTAATGGTTGGCCTGAGCCTCTTCGCCTTGCTGACCGCCTGTGGCGAAAAAAAGCCCGTCGAGAAGGACCGTCCGCGAGTCTTCGTGCAAGAGGTCAAGCCAACCGATTACGCCGCCGCGGTGACACTCACCGGCGATGTTCAGGCCCGAGTCCAGACCGAGTTGTCGTTCCGCGTGGGCGGCAAGATCATCCAGCGCATGGTCGATGTCGGTGACCGGGTGTCGGCCAAACAAGTGCTGGCCAGGCTCGACCCGAAAGACCTGCAAACCAATGTCGACTCGGCCCAGGCCCAGGTGGTTGCCGAACAGGCACGGGTCAAACAGACTGCCGCCGCCTTCGTTCGCCAGCAAAAACTCCTGCCCAAGGGCTACACCAGCCAGAGCGAATACGACTCTGCCCAAGCGGCCTTGCGCAGCAGCCAGAGCGCATTGAGCGCGGCTCAAGCGCAATTGGCCAACGCCCGCGATCAATTGAGCTACACCGCGTTGATTGCCGATGCGCCAGGCGTGATTACCGCGCGCCAGGCCGAAGTCGGCCAGGTGGTACAGGCCACGGTGCCGATTTTCAGCCTGGCCCGGGACGGCGAGCGTGACGCGGTGTTCAACGTTTACGAATCGCTGCTGACCGAACCGCCGTCGGACCGATCGATTGTGGTCAGCCTGCTCGACAATCCGAAGATCAAGGCCACGGGCACCGTTCGGGAAGTCACGCCGGCAGTGTCCGCGCAGACCGGCACGGTGCAAGTCAAAGTCAGCCTCGACAGTCTTCCCGAGGGCATGCAGCTCGGGTCGGTGGTGAGCGCCACGGCCAAGCCAGTGGGCAAAACCGCCGTGGAACTGCCTTGGGCGGCCCTGACCAAAAACCTCAGCGACCCGGCCGTGTGGCTGGTGGACGCCGAGGGCAAGGCGCAGTTGCACACCGTCACCGTTGGGCGCTACCTGACCGGCAAAGTCATTGTCAGCGCCGGCCTCACCGCTGGCGAAAAAGTCGTCACAGCGGGCGGCCAGTTGCTGCACCCGGGCGCGAGGGTGGAAATCGTCGAAAACACCCAGACCCCAGCAGCAGGAGCCCAGCCATGAAACGCCTGTTGCTGTTGTCCGCCGCCGTACTGCTGGGTGCCTGTTCCAAGGAAGAAGCACCGCCAGAACCAGTGCGGCCGGTGTTGTCTGTGGAAGTGAAAGTGCTCAATCAAGAGGACCTCGGCCGGTTTGCCGGCAGCATTCAGGCCCGTTACGAAAGCAATGTCGGTTTCCGGGTGCCGGGGCGTATCGCCAGCCGCAATGTCGATGTCGGCGCCGAAGTCCAGAAAGGCGCCTTGCTCGCCACCCTCGACCCCACCGATCAGCAGAACCAGTTGCGCTCGGCCCAGGGTGATCTGGCGCGTGTTCAGGCGCAGCTCATCAACGCCCAGGCCAACGCCCGGCGTCAGCAGGAATTGTTCAATCGCGGGGTCGGCGCCCAGGCGCAACTGGACATCGCCCAGACCGATTTGAAAACCACCCAGGCATCCCTCGATCAAGCCAGGGCCGCAGTCAACCAGGCGAAGGACCAACTCAACTACGTCGAGCTGCGCACCGATCACAAAGCCATTGTCACCGCGTGGAATGCCGAAGCCGGGCAAGTGGTGACCGCCGGCCAGCAAGTGGTGACCCTGGCGCAGCCGGACATCAAGGAAGCGGTGATCGATTTGCCCGATACCCTGGTCGATGATTTGCCGGCCGACGTGGTGTTCCAGGTCGCCTCACAGCTGGACCCGAGCATCACCAGCACCGCCATCGTGCGCGAAATCGAACCCCAGGCCCAAAGCGCGACCCGTACCCGTCGTGCCCGCCTGAGCCTGACTGATACGCCCCCGGGTTTTCACCTCGGCACGGCGATCAGCGTGACCCTCAGCTCCGCCATCAAACCGCGCCTCGAACTGCCGGCGAGCGCATTGCAGGAGGTCGATGGGAAGAAGCGGATCTGGATCGTCGATCCACAGACGCAAACCGTTGCCCCACGGGAGGTCAGCCTGATCAGCCGGACCGACGACACGGTGGTCGTGGCCAACGGCGTGAAGTCCGGCGAGCGGGTGGTCAGTGCCGGCGTGAATAGCCTCAAGCCGGGGCAGAAAGTGAAAATCGACGAGGACAGCCCGTAATGAAAGGGAGTTTCAACTTATCCGAGTGGGCCCTCAAGCATCAGTCGTTTGTCTGGTATTTGATGTTCGTCGCGCTGTTGATGGGCGTGCTCTCCTACTTGAACCTGGGTCGCGAAGAAGACCCGTCGTTCACCATCAAAACCATGGTGATCCAGACCCGTTGGCCCGGCGCGACCCAGGAAGAAACTCTCAAGCAAGTCACTGACCGGATCGAGAAAAAACTCGAAGAACTCGACTCGCTCGATTACGTGAAAAGCTACACCCGCCCCGGCGAATCGACGGTCTTCGTCAACCTGCTCGACACCACCAGCGCCAAGGACATTCCGCAAATCTGGTACCAGGTGCGCAAGAAGATCAACGACATTCGCGGCGACTTCCCGCAAGGCCTGCAAGGGCCGGGTTTCAACGATGAGTTCGGCGACGTATTCGGTTCGGTGTATGCGTTTACCTCCGATGGCCTGTCGATGCGCCAGTTGCGCGACTACGTGGAACAGGTGCGTGCCGAAATCCGTGAAGTGCCGGGGTTGGGCAAGGTCGAAATGATCGGCGAGCAGGATGAAGTGCTGTACCTGAACTTCTCCACCCGCAAACTCGCCGCCCTCGGCATCGATCAGCGTCAGGTGGTGCAGAGCCTGCAATCGCAGAACGCCGTGACCCCGGCCGGGGTGATCGAGGCCGGGCCGGAACGGATTTCGGTGCGGACCTCGGGGCAGTTTGTCTCTGAGAAAGACCTGTCCAACGTCAACCTGAAGCTTAACGAGCGCTTCTACCGGTTGGCCGATATCGCCGACATCAGCCGTGGCTATGTCGATCCGGCCACCCCGGAGTTTCGTTTCAACGGCCAGCCCGCCATCGGTCTGGCGATTGCCATGAAGAAGGGCGGCAACATTCAGGATTTCGGCAAGGCGCTGCACCTGCGCATGAACGAGCTGACCGCCGACTTGCCGGTGGGCGTTGGCGTGCACAACGTGTCCGACCAGGCCGAAGTAGTGGAAGACGCCGTCGGCGGCTTCACCAGTGCGTTGTTCGAGGCGGTGGTGATCGTGCTGATCGTCAGCTTCGTCAGCCTTGGCGTGCGCGCCGGTCTGGTGGTGGCGTGTTCGATTCCGTTGGTGCTGGCGATGGTCTTCCTTTTCATGGAATACAGCGGCATCACCATGCAGCGGATTTCCCTCGGGGCGCTGATCATCGCCCTCGGTCTGCTGGTGGACGACGCGATGATCACGGTGGAGATGATGGTCACGCGTCTGGAAATGGGCGAAACCAAAGAACAGGCGGCGACCTTCGCCTACACTTCGACCGCTTTCCCGATGCTCACCGGCACGCTGGTCACCGTCGCCGGTTTCGTGCCGATCGGCTTGAACGCAAGCTCGGCCGGTGAGTACACCTTCACGCTGTTCGCGGTGATCGCGGTGGCCATGCTGGTGTCGTGGATCGTCGCGGTGCTGTTCGCTCCGGTGCTCGGTGTGCACATTCTGAGTACCAACGTGAAACCTCACGACGCAGAGCCAGGGCGCATCGGTCGGGCGTTCAATGGCGGCCTGCTATGGGCCATGCGCAATCGCTGGTGGGCCATCGGCATTACCGTGGCGCTGTTTGTGCTCTCGGTGTTCTCGATGCAGTTCGTGCAGAACCAGTTCTTCCCGTCCTCGGACCGTCCGGAAATTCTCGTCGACCTGAACCTGCCGCAAAACGCCTCGATTGCCGAAACCCGCAAGGTGGTGGACAAGCTTGAAGCAACGCTCAAGGGCGACCCGGACATCGTGCGCTGGAGCACCTACATCGGCGAGGGCGCGATCCGTTTCTACCTGCCCCTCGACCAGCAACTGCAGAACCCGTACTACGCGCAACTGGTGATCGTCAGCAAAGGCCTGGAGTCACGCACGGCGCTGACTGCTCGTTTGCAAAAGCGCTTGCGTGAAGAGTTCGTCGGCATCGGCAGTTACGTCCAGGCCCTGGAAATGGGCCCGCCGGTGGGGCGGCCGATTCAGTACCGGGTCAGCGGCAAAGACATCGATCAAGTGCGCAAACACGCGATCGCCCTGGCCACTGAACTGGATAAAAATCCGCACATCGGCGAGATCATTTACGACTGGAACGAGCCGGGCAAAGTCCTGCGCATCGACATCGCGCAAGACAAGGCGCGGCAACTGGGACTGTCGTCGGAAGACGTGGCGAACCTGATGAACAGCATCGTCGTCGGCTCGCCGGTGACGCAGGTCGATGACGATATTTACCTGATCGACGTGGTCGGCCGCGCTGAAGATGCCGAGCGCGGTAGCCCGGAAACCTTGCAGAACCTGCAGATCGTCACCCCCGGTGGCACTTCGATTCCGCTGCTGGCGTTTGCCACAGTGGGTTATGAACTCGAGCAGCCGCTGGTGTGGCGTCGTGACCGCAAACCGACCATCACCATCAAGGCCGCCGTGCGCGACGAGATTCAGCCGACCGACCTGGTGAAACAGCTGCAACCGGACATCGACAAGTTCGCCGCCGGTTTACCGGTGGGCTACAAAGTCGCCACCGGCGGCACGGTGGAGGAAAGCGGCAAGGCCCAGGGGCCAATTGCCAAGGTGGTGCCGTTGATGCTGTTTTTGATGGCGACCTTCCTGATGATCCAGCTGCACAGTGTGCAGAAGCTGTTCCTGGTGGCCAGCGTCGCGCCGCTCGGCTTGATCGGCGTGGTGCTGGCGCTGATCCCCACGGGCACGCCCATGGGCTTCGTGGCGATCCTCGGGATTCTGGCGCTGATCGGCATCATCATCCGCAACTCGGTGATTCTGGTGACCCAGATCGACGCCTTCGAGAAGGACGGCTACACGCCGTGGGACGCGGTGGTGCAGGCCACGGAACATCGGCGGCGGCCGATTCTGTTGACGGCGGCGGCAGCGAGCCTGGGGATGATCCCGATTGCCCGGGAAGTGTTCTGGGGGCCGATGGCCTACGCGATGATTGGCGGGATCATCATTGCGACGTTGCTGACGCTGCTGTTTTTGCCGGCGCTGTACGTGGCCTGGTACAAGGTGCGCGAGCCGAAGAAAGAGATGCAGTAAAGGCGAGCGCTTCGCGCTCTATTCGCGAGCAAGCCCGCTCCCACATTTGATCGCGTCCGTCTGGACAACTCGGTCGAATGTGGGAGCGGGCTTGCTCGCGAAAGCGTCAGTACCGACACCTCAGACTTGAGCTGCTTACACCTTACGCCAAACACTGGCCAACCAAGGCTGTTGCTCCCGCGGCAGCCCCGCCGGCCGGTAGTAATGTTCCAGCTCCACAAACCCCACCTCGGTCAGCATGTCCTGCCACACCTGAAGATCGTAATACGCCCCATAACGCGGCCCGTTCCAGCCTTCCTGATTCTCGCCACGGGGATTGGAACTGAACAACACGCCGCCCGGTTTCAACGCCGCGCGCAGTTGCTTCAACACCCGCGGCAATTCCTGGCTCGGGACATGAAACAGCACCGCATTGGCAAAAATCCCGTCAAAGCGCTCGGCCGGCAGATCGAGTTTCAGAAAGTCCTGCTGCCAGACTTCGCAACCACTGTCCTCCCGGGCCATCTGCGCAAGCTTTTCCGAACCATCGAGCCCGATGGCTATGTGGCCCATGCGGGTAAAGGTTTTCAGGTCGCGACCGGGGCCGCAGCCAAAGTCGAGAATACTGAAGGGCGCATTACCCTGAATATGCCGCAGCAGGGCATCAATATTCTGGCTGACATCGTGATCGCGAGTGCCTTCACGGAAGTCCTCGGCCACTGCGTTGTAATGGCCCAGGGTAGTGGAGGTGATCTGCTCCAGGTCGTCGGGAGTCTGTTTCATGGTTGGCTGCGCAGGCAATGGGAATGTGTCGAATATACGCCATGACGCCGGGGGCTGCTGCGCAGCCATTCGCGAGCAAGCCCGCTCCCACAGTTGATCTTCGGTGAACATAGAATTGGTGTTCGACGCGATCCAGTGTGGGAGCGGGCTTGCTCGCGAAAGCGGTATCACTGGCGACCAATGACTTCAGCCACGGCTGCTATCTCGATCAGCGCTTGTTGAGTCCACGGGCCAATCGATCTCCACCCAACTGAATCATCGCCACCAACACCACCAGCAACACAATCACCGTCAGCATGATCTGGCTATCAAACCGCTGATACCCATACCGATAAGCAATGTCCCCCAACCCACCGGCCCCAATCGCGCCGGCCATGGCCGACGAGTTAATCATGGTCACCAGCGTAATGGTGAAACCACCAACAATCCCCG includes these proteins:
- a CDS encoding bifunctional 2-polyprenyl-6-hydroxyphenol methylase/3-demethylubiquinol 3-O-methyltransferase UbiG produces the protein MKQTPDDLEQITSTTLGHYNAVAEDFREGTRDHDVSQNIDALLRHIQGNAPFSILDFGCGPGRDLKTFTRMGHIAIGLDGSEKLAQMAREDSGCEVWQQDFLKLDLPAERFDGIFANAVLFHVPSQELPRVLKQLRAALKPGGVLFSSNPRGENQEGWNGPRYGAYYDLQVWQDMLTEVGFVELEHYYRPAGLPREQQPWLASVWRKV
- a CDS encoding AAA family ATPase, translating into MLKTLAVANYRSINKLVIPLQRLNLITGPNGSGKSNLYRALRLLAETAQGGVVNGLAREGGLDSTFWAGPETITQRMRNGEIPVQATMRHGAKRLRLGFAGEDFSYSIALGLAEPSLSMFSLDPEIKRECIWSGPFYRPASLLVDRDGPMIRTRAGRGWEVLAQRTPNFDSLFDQVGSLRTSPEVLQLREFIRRWRFYDHFRSDADAPVRQPRLGTRTPVLHHDGRDLAAALQTIREIGDPEAMQAAISDAFPGSTLNIALLQGGRFAIEFYQEGLLRPLSAAELSDGTLRYLLLVAALLTPRPPTLMVLNEPETSLHPDLLPALARLIMRASEQCQVWVVSHARRLISALQQDPECNCIVLEKNFGQTGMVGQRMLDEPVWYWPD
- a CDS encoding efflux RND transporter periplasmic adaptor subunit, with the protein product MAGPGLKLMVGLSLFALLTACGEKKPVEKDRPRVFVQEVKPTDYAAAVTLTGDVQARVQTELSFRVGGKIIQRMVDVGDRVSAKQVLARLDPKDLQTNVDSAQAQVVAEQARVKQTAAAFVRQQKLLPKGYTSQSEYDSAQAALRSSQSALSAAQAQLANARDQLSYTALIADAPGVITARQAEVGQVVQATVPIFSLARDGERDAVFNVYESLLTEPPSDRSIVVSLLDNPKIKATGTVREVTPAVSAQTGTVQVKVSLDSLPEGMQLGSVVSATAKPVGKTAVELPWAALTKNLSDPAVWLVDAEGKAQLHTVTVGRYLTGKVIVSAGLTAGEKVVTAGGQLLHPGARVEIVENTQTPAAGAQP
- a CDS encoding efflux RND transporter permease subunit, encoding MKGSFNLSEWALKHQSFVWYLMFVALLMGVLSYLNLGREEDPSFTIKTMVIQTRWPGATQEETLKQVTDRIEKKLEELDSLDYVKSYTRPGESTVFVNLLDTTSAKDIPQIWYQVRKKINDIRGDFPQGLQGPGFNDEFGDVFGSVYAFTSDGLSMRQLRDYVEQVRAEIREVPGLGKVEMIGEQDEVLYLNFSTRKLAALGIDQRQVVQSLQSQNAVTPAGVIEAGPERISVRTSGQFVSEKDLSNVNLKLNERFYRLADIADISRGYVDPATPEFRFNGQPAIGLAIAMKKGGNIQDFGKALHLRMNELTADLPVGVGVHNVSDQAEVVEDAVGGFTSALFEAVVIVLIVSFVSLGVRAGLVVACSIPLVLAMVFLFMEYSGITMQRISLGALIIALGLLVDDAMITVEMMVTRLEMGETKEQAATFAYTSTAFPMLTGTLVTVAGFVPIGLNASSAGEYTFTLFAVIAVAMLVSWIVAVLFAPVLGVHILSTNVKPHDAEPGRIGRAFNGGLLWAMRNRWWAIGITVALFVLSVFSMQFVQNQFFPSSDRPEILVDLNLPQNASIAETRKVVDKLEATLKGDPDIVRWSTYIGEGAIRFYLPLDQQLQNPYYAQLVIVSKGLESRTALTARLQKRLREEFVGIGSYVQALEMGPPVGRPIQYRVSGKDIDQVRKHAIALATELDKNPHIGEIIYDWNEPGKVLRIDIAQDKARQLGLSSEDVANLMNSIVVGSPVTQVDDDIYLIDVVGRAEDAERGSPETLQNLQIVTPGGTSIPLLAFATVGYELEQPLVWRRDRKPTITIKAAVRDEIQPTDLVKQLQPDIDKFAAGLPVGYKVATGGTVEESGKAQGPIAKVVPLMLFLMATFLMIQLHSVQKLFLVASVAPLGLIGVVLALIPTGTPMGFVAILGILALIGIIIRNSVILVTQIDAFEKDGYTPWDAVVQATEHRRRPILLTAAAASLGMIPIAREVFWGPMAYAMIGGIIIATLLTLLFLPALYVAWYKVREPKKEMQ
- a CDS encoding efflux RND transporter periplasmic adaptor subunit, whose protein sequence is MKRLLLLSAAVLLGACSKEEAPPEPVRPVLSVEVKVLNQEDLGRFAGSIQARYESNVGFRVPGRIASRNVDVGAEVQKGALLATLDPTDQQNQLRSAQGDLARVQAQLINAQANARRQQELFNRGVGAQAQLDIAQTDLKTTQASLDQARAAVNQAKDQLNYVELRTDHKAIVTAWNAEAGQVVTAGQQVVTLAQPDIKEAVIDLPDTLVDDLPADVVFQVASQLDPSITSTAIVREIEPQAQSATRTRRARLSLTDTPPGFHLGTAISVTLSSAIKPRLELPASALQEVDGKKRIWIVDPQTQTVAPREVSLISRTDDTVVVANGVKSGERVVSAGVNSLKPGQKVKIDEDSP